The Coregonus clupeaformis isolate EN_2021a chromosome 37, ASM2061545v1, whole genome shotgun sequence sequence GTTTAGTTGTGGGTGCTTTTGGATGGAAGGGGAGGGGCTGTTGACCTGGTCGGATTCATCCCTTGATTGTTGGATTCACTTGTACCAGATGGAAAGGACAGACAGTTAAACAAATTATTCTGTCAGTCTCATTTCCTCGGACCACTAGACCGATCAATTATTTATTTCACACATGGTCCTCAGTACGTACGAGGACACTAATGTATACCACATACTGTGCTTGATTAAGAACACAGCATTGGTAAACAGACTAGAAGACCAGCAATAGGCACCAAATATCAGAGCAATCTCTTTTAGTACTTTCTAATAATCCATAGCATTAATGAATATACTTCTTATTTATGAATGTAATGTATCCCTAATTCTACCCCAAATATCAAATTCAAAACAAAACTAAACGTTTCACAAGACCAATAACATATCAGAATATTTTGTGTGTATATGATTTTGTCCTTctctaaatatttttttattttattaatcccAGCCGGTGAAAAGAGCAGCTCAGCAGGGTGTTGTCTAGGAGTCACTCTTAAAACACTTTAAATCCCTGGGGTTAGGGGCCACACTTACACTTACTTCCCCCTGGGGCTAATCTGACACAGATTATCTGAGATTATCAGTATTATCATTATGAGACCAGGAAGGAACCCTGTGATAagtgaataaataaataagtggTGTTTACTTGGTAAAACTCTCTATTTGGTACAATGGAGTTGACAGTTTCTCATTTTATAGTGACATATTATCCCAAAATCTTTCTAAATGTAGGTATGCAAATCACAAATACATAATCAATAAACACAAAAAAAGTAGAAATCAAGATAATAAAATCATGTTTATCAATGATAATTAACTTTCTAAAGGGAATCTGTCAAATTAATATTTGAAAGAAGCCATATAAAAGCCTTAATAATCTATACTACAACACATCTCATTAATATTGACATCAAATTAAGAGTTCCCCTATTTTACATTTGACATCTGTTGTTCCTACAGCTCTTGTGCAATTCAATTACTAATTTGACATAAGGGACAAAATAACCTGCTATTATAATCATTGAATACAATATATGCCATATACAGCAAATAAATGCCtaatgtaaaaaacaacaacagacaaAAAAAGATAATGGAAAGTACTACTGTAACACATTGATTTCCTATTGAATTCAAGTGAACATAAGACTTCACATTTTTACTTAGAGATTTTCCTTTTATATGTCACTATCTTTACAGTAGTCAGAATTTCAACCAACATAATCAGCTCTATAGGTTTCATTGCCAGATGGTAGATTCTGTTTTTGCAACGCATGGCTGTTAGTAAACCATGACCAGATAGAACAGGCCGACTTAATTGGAATTTCATTAAGGTTTTGTTTGCttttttgtgagtgtgtgtgtgtgtgtgtgtgtgtgtgtgtgtgtgtgtctgcattggTGTCTATCCCAGCAAACAATATTGGATAGGGGGAGCAATATTGGGGAGGGGGTGAAAGCAATATTGGGGATAGATGGGGGGGATGAGGGATGGGATGGGACTCCACCTGCTGCCACCTGTTCATCTCTTCAGTCTTATAAAAGCTTGTTCCTCAGTCTCTCCAAGACCAGAGACACAGAAGCTGTTTTGCTGTTTAGGCTTAGCAGAGGACCAACAATCTGGATTAACTTCAAATTGTTCACTTGACATACAGCTTTATCAATTTACAGCTTTATTAGACAAGGACTTTGGACAGCTACCACGACACCAGACCGTTTTGGACAGCTACAAAGAGGAACTTTGCTAAATTTGACAACGTCTTAAAACAGTCTTGCGGTTGAGTTTATTCAACTGGAAGGTTAACACACTATTTGACTTGGTTGACTCTTCATCACCACAGTTTGGGAGATTTCGGAAACATACAGTAGACAGAACCAGGAGAAAAACGTGTGAACTGAATCGTGGAATTGTGACCAAAACCATGGTGTCCCGCCAGCCCAGTTGCACTGGATCTGACTCTGGATCCGAGTCTGAGAGTATGGATTCCAAGTCTGGATCTCCAGAGAAGCATGATGGTTCCACACGGCGGAGGATGGCAGCCAACGCCcgtgagaggaagaggatgcaGGGGCTGAACACAGCCTTCGACCGACTCCGTAAAGTGGTCCCCCAGTGGGGCCAGGATAAGCAACTGTCCAAGTACGAGACTCTGCAGATGGCTCTCAGCTACATCATGGCCCTCAACCGGATCCTGACGGACGCCCAGAAGCGCAAAGCCCCCCACAGACAGTGGCTGGACCTGCAGTTTGACTGTGTGCAGCCAGAGAACTATCAGTGCTTCAGTACTATCAGGTACAGCTCTCCAGTTGAACACGAGTACATGCATTCGTCCTTTCCCTACCAATGTGATGGCCTCCAAGTTCCTACATAGACTGGATGGAAAACTGAAAAAACGAGTCATGTTGTTTGAGGTGAATTACAATCTGTGCTTGTTTTTATGATGCAGGCATTTGCTCCAACCCAGGAGTCAGTAAATACATTTGTATtacttttatttatatatattttttaatctatTTATTGACGTTTGTTTATATTTTATGATTATTAAGTTAAGACATACATTTAATCAAAAATGGTTCCAAACAAAGCAATTTACAGCTTGTATTGCATTTCAGTGTACTGTACTGCAATTGATTTTAGCTTAgctttctctattttctctctctctgtattgttgggaagggcctgtaagtaagcatttcactgttagtctacacctgtttttaacgaagtatgtgacaaataaaatttgatttgatttgtatcaaATCTTCCAGATGAGACCCTGACATAATATTGTGTAATTTATAATGAATGCCGATCATAGGATTAAAAGTGTAATTATTTGCCTCTATTGTTATTGTGTAGACAAACAGTGACATTTTACGACTTTGGTAAGATACATTTTGAATctatttttgtaaatgtaaaACCTTTTGTGATTGAGTCTAGTTAACATAATGTTCTCTAGCCCCAAAATGTAGGCATTTTGGAAATTCTACATGTTTTTTTGTGCTCTTCAGTTTTTCTAAACGATGACCTATACTTTGTTTAATAATAGTTGTTGTACTGAAATAAAAGTTGCTAGCTATTTTAATGAAATTGCTTTTGAGTTGTGTCAAGTTTTGTTCTTTTGTACATTTGCTCATATTTGATCGTCTGATGGATCCCTTGACCAAGTCAACAAGCAATGGTTCTCATCCAACAACCATTCTGTTTGGTTTGAGTGGAGACAGCAAAGCAGATTACTTTACAGGTGAAGGTCAATTTCCATTTAACTGAGCCAGTATTTGTCTATCATCTAATAAGGAGGTAAATTGATTGTTATGGTAACCAATCATAACACATATTTTTGGAATTAAATGTGAATGTACATCCTGTACCCAAAACATCCATTAACCTTAGCCATTTAAACTAATTCTATCTTAATTGCACCTTCTCATCTATGTTGTATCCCCAGACAACAGGGGGTGCAAAGGGGACCTAAACATTTAcagcatttattttattttgatgtGTCAGGTTCTAAATGAGAGTGATGGCGGGTCAGTCTGGTCCTGCACCACCCTGATCAGTGTGCCATCCTTTTGTCCGGAGCTCCTGTGCCCTGAGATAAAACGGGATTACGTCAATGGTagaccaaaacatgaacaaataaAAGGGCCTCGTTTTTTGGCCCCAGAATGTGAGAGAATAGGTGAGAGTGATGTCATTGAGCTTTTTCTTTTATGAAGTAAAAATCGAATCAATCGATCATCACCATCATTAATAATGAATGTCATCCAATTGATCAACCAATCTTTCATTACCAGAAATGAACAAAGTGCTAAACAGAATGGTTGAATCAGGATCACTAGGGATTGGGATTATTATTTCAGACAAATGCCCTGTCAATGTTTTGGCACCAGAATAAGGAGGTAATGTAGGCCTATACAGTACCTCTGACGCACACCCAAGAAATTACATAAATCAGGTCAATAATAATTCACCAATAACAAGAAGTCCCATATTACGTTAAAACAACTGAACAGTTACCCCTGGAATAGTCATAtgaccacaacaaacctgcattCGTTTGAATACCAAGAATTAGGGATGGAAAAGTAATCGTTAGAAATGTTTAAATGTTGCCATCGTGGTACAAGCTGCATCTGATTATTGAAGCCTGTGTGCCAGATCCTGCCAAAGGCTCAGCCAAGGAGGAGATATTCAACTCTATTGTTGGGCAATGGCTGTACCTAATGATACTGTTCAGGGGCACTGAAGCGTGAACCTCCATGGCTGGACTCTAATACATAATCTGTTACTGCCACCATACTCTTTAAATTGCATTTCATCCGATAATTATTTCATTTTAATGGGAACAATCTGCGATTGCAACttccatttttggacttttaaaaGAATGCTATATACCccttgattcttgaagaatataacttataaatgcctcatgagcttagttcaactgttgtaccccatcagaacccaaaatataagcttgttttactccaatgtttgtaaacattgcAATTGTAAACTAGCACTGTATAGCCTCAGAACATAGATAATAATATAATGTTGatttcatggatggtcagtccttgcatacatagctctgtctatgattttgaaagtggttacatttcttcacCCCATCCCttagctgtttaccaaaacagcaGCGGGGTGTTCACTTTGGTCTAGATTCAATCCAGACCGAGGAAGATCGGTGCTATAGCGTGTTTTAAATCCCCCGTTAGCGgggactgcattcacggtaaacgctgcatatgtcgactcaattggaaattacctctACATTTCAATCGCGCTATAACGCCGCGGTCCGGGTTGAATATAtccctttgttattgtttgaactgcagattgtccCTCCAAAGCCAAAGTCTGTAAGATTTCCAGTAATTTCAACTATTGAAATATAGCCTATCCTTAGTATAACGTTTTCTTttaccatacacaaaaatgtgggATCTATTATTCCATTGGTTATGTTTCCGTTGTTATGAGACTTGCATCGCTGTATAGCTTACGATTATGTTTAGAAAAGTAATGTTGCCCTCTCATGGAATGACATTCATTGACCTCTACAGATATATCATAGAAATCAATGGATTTGCATGTGAAAATGGCATAGGATGCATTTGCTCCATTGTAAAAAAAGAAAATCTATATTGTCTCCATTGTTCAATTATTTGGTTGGTGGCCCACTCTTTGATGGTATGACTATAAGTGTAGTTATGTCTAGTCTATATTCATTGTCAAAAATAATTTGATTAAACTATTAATTATTTGCTGCTAcagatgtgctcttgagcaaggcacttaaccctaatttcctCCAGGGGTGtagtactactatggctgaccctgtaaaaaaaCAGATTTCACTGCActtatccggtgtatgtgacaataaaactttCACAGAAGCATGTCATTACAAATTAACCAAGCCAGCGCGAAGATGATTTGATTTATTATTTAATCTCAGAGTGTATCACATCCTCAACATACACTTAGCTAAGTAGTAAtgagtatgtgtatgtgtgatgaGGTAAATGATACAGATGGTCATGGTAATTCAGAAGCTTTGTGGATTGTTTGCATTCTTAATATGCTTTTTGACAGTTGGTCAAAAATGTATATGCTAATGAGATGACCAGGgcctattagacagtaggtcttcGGGCAGGAGATCAGAGGCACACTGCAGCTATATTCTGATTAATTCAGCCACGCATTCAACAGTTGTCAATTGAACATGTAATTGACATGAAGTAAATTAATCGGTTTAGCAGGAGTTTGTTGCCATTGCGAATGACTGAGTGGTTAACAGGTTGTGACATTGGAAAACATCTGATGGAATATGGAAATAATTGAGAGCTACACAGAAACAAACATTAAAAGTGATTTATCAGCATTAATCTTACATTTTCTAAGGAAAATATGTAATTTTTAATTTTACTCATTTTTTATGTCAGTTTGAAGTAACATCATCAAACAAATCATCAAAACATTTTCTCAGCACCCCCATGGCTGAAGAAAATGTACATGAGAAAAAGTGCACATTTCTAATAACTGCATAATATGCTGCCTTTTTTAGAAGAATGAGCATTGTGTCTCTTGTATACAATGTTAAACTGGGCAGTTTATTGTGCACAGGAAAGCACCAGCTCCTCCCTCTTCCATGCTTATGTCATCGGCCCTTTAAAGTGATCCCACCAACAGTTGATGGTTAACAAGCTTGCTAGACTGGTCTTGCCTCACTATCATCTTGTTTGAGAACCTacagtaataatatattgaaGAATAGAGAGCCAGGTGATCCCAACCAGGCACTAATGCAGCGCCTCAACAACCGGTTGGAGAGCCACATCAGTGGGCAGGTGGAGTGTGAGTTGGACAGCCTGGGGAAGGGTTCCTGGGTGAACCAGGGGTACTGTGGCTCTCCTCCACCCATTCCTCGGGCTATCAGCACTGTCTACAACCCCCAGCCCCTCTACCCCCAAGGCTCCTTCGACAGCATGTGCAAACTAACCACGCCGAGCCCTTTCCCAACCGAGGTCAAGCCGCTGGAGACAGGTTCCGAGAAAAAACGTGGTGGATGCTGCTCATTTTTTAAAGGTAGGAATTGGTTCACCACATTTTGTTGTTGATGTATTTGCATTTGCTTAATTTGTATTATTTTACCCTGTAATGTTATCAAGTTGAAATTATGTACAGGAAATATTCCCTTCCTTAGTATCTCATTGAAGGAAATGTGTACTTGTGTTTTAAATTAGTATATAATTTCAGAATTCTCTGAAATTATGGGATGTTCTTCAATTATGTAGGACTGTGGGGCACTACACTGACTGAGAATACATCGGACAACCGGGAACTGTTTGTTAAGACTACAATGAGGGAGTTACTGGTCTATTTGGTGTTCCTTGTGGACATATGTCTATGTAAGTATGTCAacaatacatgtttatttttgttCATGTCAATGTATATTGAGTGAATATATATTTCATTGTAAGAACATGACTGTATAGTAACATCATAATTGTAATTCTGTCGATACTGTACATGTGTCTTAAAAACTGAAATTCATACAATAATTTATTTTTAGGACTAACAGTAATTGTGTTATTTGTAAAGTAGAGTTCCTTAATTGAATTTCTTAAGTGTTCTGGTACAATTCAGGAACAATCAATGTTGTTGCAGGGCTTAACTTGGCATTTGTATGAATTTCTATATAATGCTCTGTTTTGGAAGTCTGTCAGAGTATGCCAGGTCTTAGGAAAGCAAAGCAAACGTATGATTCGTGCCTTGTATATAGATCTAGTAATGATGCAGATTGGTTAACGGTAGgcaaaacaaacagacagacagccttATCTGGGTGTAATTGACATCTAAATGATCACTGTGTTTTGGCAAACTGAAACCTGTGTAATGTGTTGATTTATCATCAGCTGTTCCTATCTGCTTTAGTGCCCTACTATATAataccctcctcctcccttctggCTGAAAGGCATTGTCCAGCGGGACAATGCGACTCAAAGG is a genomic window containing:
- the atoh7 gene encoding protein atonal homolog 7 — protein: MVSRQPSCTGSDSGSESESMDSKSGSPEKHDGSTRRRMAANARERKRMQGLNTAFDRLRKVVPQWGQDKQLSKYETLQMALSYIMALNRILTDAQKRKAPHRQWLDLQFDCVQPENYQCFSTIRYSSPVEHEYMHSSFPYQCDGLQVPT